In one window of Skermanella rosea DNA:
- the narH gene encoding nitrate reductase subunit beta, with amino-acid sequence MKIRAQIAMVLNLDKCIGCHTCSVTCKNVWTSREGVEYAWFNNVETKPGVGFPKDWENQDKWQGGWRRKPNGKIEPRIGGKFRLLAQIFANPNLPQIDDYYEPFTFDYQHLQQAGESRTMPTARPRSLVSGERMEKIEWGPNWEEILGGEFSKRSADKNFDGVQKRIYGEFENTFMMYLPRLCEHCLNPACVAACPSGSIYKREEDGIVLIDQDKCRGWRMCVSACPYKKIYYNWQSGKAEKCTFCYPRLEVGQPTVCSETCVGRIRYLGVMLYDADRIEEAASAFSEQDLYEAQLKIFLDPKDPDVIRQARADGVPEAWLDAARNSPVYRMAIDWKIAFPLHPEYRTLPMVWYVPPLSPIQGAAERGHVGFKDDLPDVESLRIPVKYLANLLTAGREEPVVTALNRMFAMRIYQRGRHVDGKLNKDVLRKVGLTANQIEEMYRILAIANYEDRFVIPTTHREYAENAFDLRGSCGFSFGNGCGHGESEVSLFGGNKARGKAPGKETV; translated from the coding sequence ATGAAAATCCGCGCACAGATCGCCATGGTCCTGAACCTGGACAAATGCATCGGTTGCCACACCTGCTCGGTGACCTGCAAGAACGTCTGGACCAGCCGCGAAGGCGTCGAATACGCCTGGTTCAACAATGTCGAGACCAAGCCCGGCGTCGGGTTCCCGAAGGACTGGGAGAACCAGGACAAGTGGCAGGGCGGCTGGCGGCGCAAGCCCAACGGCAAGATCGAGCCGCGCATAGGCGGCAAGTTCCGCCTGCTGGCCCAGATCTTCGCCAACCCCAACCTGCCGCAGATCGACGACTACTACGAGCCGTTCACCTTCGACTACCAGCACCTCCAGCAGGCGGGCGAGAGCCGGACCATGCCCACCGCGCGCCCCCGCTCGCTGGTCAGCGGCGAGCGCATGGAGAAGATCGAGTGGGGGCCGAACTGGGAGGAGATCCTGGGCGGCGAGTTCTCCAAGCGGTCGGCCGACAAGAACTTCGACGGGGTCCAGAAACGGATCTACGGCGAGTTCGAGAACACCTTCATGATGTACCTGCCGCGCCTGTGCGAGCATTGCCTGAACCCGGCCTGCGTCGCGGCCTGCCCGTCCGGCTCCATCTACAAGCGGGAGGAGGACGGCATCGTCCTGATCGACCAGGACAAGTGCCGCGGCTGGCGGATGTGCGTCAGCGCCTGCCCGTACAAGAAGATCTATTACAACTGGCAATCGGGCAAGGCGGAGAAGTGCACCTTCTGCTATCCGCGCCTCGAGGTCGGCCAGCCGACCGTCTGCTCGGAAACCTGCGTCGGCCGGATCCGCTACCTGGGCGTCATGCTGTACGACGCCGACCGGATCGAGGAGGCGGCGTCGGCCTTCTCCGAGCAGGACCTGTACGAGGCCCAGCTCAAGATCTTCCTCGACCCCAAGGACCCCGACGTGATCCGGCAGGCCCGCGCCGACGGCGTGCCGGAAGCCTGGCTCGACGCGGCCCGGAACTCGCCGGTCTACAGGATGGCGATCGACTGGAAGATCGCCTTCCCGCTGCATCCCGAGTACCGGACGCTGCCCATGGTCTGGTACGTGCCGCCGCTGTCGCCGATTCAGGGTGCGGCGGAGCGCGGGCATGTCGGCTTCAAGGACGACCTGCCGGACGTGGAAAGCCTGCGCATCCCGGTCAAGTACCTCGCCAACCTGCTGACGGCGGGCCGGGAGGAGCCGGTGGTGACGGCGCTGAACCGCATGTTCGCCATGCGGATCTACCAGCGCGGCCGGCATGTGGACGGCAAGCTGAACAAGGACGTGCTGCGCAAGGTCGGGCTGACCGCGAACCAGATCGAGGAGATGTACCGAATCCTCGCCATCGCGAACTACGAGGACCGGTTCGTGATCCCCACCACCCACCGGGAATATGCCGAGAACGCCTTCGACCTGCGCGGCTCGTGCGGCTTCAGCTTCGGGAACGGGTGCGGCCACGGCGAGAGCGAGGTTTCGCTGTTCGGCGGCAACAAGGCGCGGGGCAAGGCTCCCGGCAAGGAGACGGTGTGA
- a CDS encoding nitrate reductase subunit alpha, translating to MSHFLDRLAFFKRNAGTFSNGHGVVTTEDRTWENAYRARWSHDKIVRSTHGVNCTGSCSWKIYVKGGIVTWETQQTDYPRTRPDLPNHEPRGCARGASYSWYLYSANRLKYPMVRSRLIRLWREARRSFGPIEAWASIVEDKEKARAYKGIRGRGGMIRASWDEVQEIIAAANAYTVKTYGPDRVAGFSPIPAMSMVSYAAGTRYLSLMGGTCLSFYDWYCDLPPASPQTWGEQTDVPESADWYNSTFLMLWGSNVPQTRTPDAHFYTEVRYRGTKSVVVAPDYSEAAKFGDLWLAPKQGTDAALAMAMGHVILKEWHLAGKSPYFEDYCRKYTDMPMLVRLKKQGDGYVPERFLRASDLDGALGETNNPEWKTLAIDETTGDLTVPLGSVGFRWNQQGKWNLQEKSSSGQPTRLALSLIDRRDDVAPVAFPYFGNRKHDHFTGTDHDSVLMRNVPVRKLALKDGEVPVASVFDLFVANYGIDRGLGGGNVAASFDDDVPYTPAWQERITGVGRDKVITVAREFADNADKTHGKSMVIVGAGLNHWYHMDMIYRSIINMLVMCGCVGQSGGGWSHYVGQEKLRPQTGWTPLAFALDWGRPPRHMNATSYWYAHTDQWRYEKLTVDDILSPTAEPGDWTGSMIDYNVRAERMGWLPSSPQLQTNPLEVAKSARADGAEAKDYVAKALAKGSLKMSCEDPDNPKNFPRNLFVWRSNLLGSSGKGHEYFLKHLLGAQNAVMAEETDVRPAEVAWSDKAPEGKLDLLVTIDFRMSTTCMYSDIVLPTATWYEKNDLNTSDMHPFIHPLSAAVDPAWEARSDWDIFKGIAAKFSEIVPGYLGVENDVVLLPLQHDSAQELGQPVDVKDWKRGECEPVPGRTMPGVAVVERDYPNLYKRFTAVGPLMESLGNGGKGMAWKTGDEIDFLKELNGVVIEEGQTQGMARIDTAIDAAEVILALAPETNGHVAVKAWESLSKATGLDHAHLALTREDDKIRFRDVQAQPRKIISSPTWSGIESEKVSYTAGWTNVHELIPWRTLTGRQQLYQDHSWMRAFGEQLCVYKPPIDTGTVRSVIDAHPNGNDQVVLNFITPHQKWGIHSTYSDNLLMLTLNRGGPVVWISEEDARRVGIQDNDWVEAYNANGALTARAVVSQRIPAGACFMYHAQEKIVNVPGSEVTGQRGGIHNSVTRVVTKPTHMIGGYAQQSYGFNYYGTVGANRDEFVIVRRMDKVDWLEGPASPASTAAEAAE from the coding sequence GTGAGTCATTTTCTCGACCGCTTGGCATTCTTCAAAAGGAATGCCGGCACCTTCTCCAACGGTCATGGCGTGGTGACGACGGAAGACCGGACGTGGGAGAACGCCTACCGGGCGCGCTGGAGCCATGACAAGATCGTGCGGTCCACCCACGGGGTGAACTGCACCGGCTCCTGCTCGTGGAAGATCTACGTCAAGGGCGGCATCGTCACCTGGGAAACCCAGCAGACCGACTATCCCCGGACCCGCCCCGACCTGCCCAACCACGAGCCGCGCGGCTGCGCGCGGGGCGCCAGCTACAGCTGGTATCTCTACAGCGCCAACCGCCTGAAATACCCGATGGTGCGGTCGCGGCTGATCCGCCTGTGGCGGGAAGCGCGGCGCAGCTTCGGCCCGATCGAGGCCTGGGCCAGCATCGTCGAGGACAAGGAGAAGGCACGTGCCTACAAGGGCATCCGGGGACGCGGCGGAATGATCCGGGCGTCGTGGGACGAGGTCCAGGAGATCATCGCCGCCGCCAACGCCTACACCGTCAAGACCTACGGTCCCGACCGGGTCGCCGGGTTCTCGCCGATCCCGGCCATGTCCATGGTCAGCTACGCCGCCGGTACCCGCTACCTGTCGCTGATGGGCGGCACCTGCCTCAGCTTCTACGACTGGTACTGCGACCTGCCGCCGGCCAGCCCGCAGACCTGGGGCGAGCAGACCGACGTTCCGGAAAGCGCCGACTGGTACAACAGCACCTTCCTGATGCTGTGGGGATCGAACGTCCCGCAGACCCGCACGCCGGACGCGCACTTCTACACCGAGGTCCGCTATCGCGGCACCAAGAGCGTCGTCGTCGCCCCGGACTACAGCGAGGCCGCCAAGTTCGGCGACCTGTGGCTGGCGCCCAAGCAGGGCACGGACGCGGCGCTCGCCATGGCGATGGGCCACGTGATCCTGAAGGAATGGCACCTCGCCGGAAAGTCCCCGTATTTCGAGGATTACTGCCGCAAATATACCGACATGCCGATGCTGGTCCGGCTGAAGAAGCAGGGCGACGGCTATGTTCCCGAGCGTTTCCTCCGGGCCTCGGATCTGGACGGCGCGCTCGGCGAGACCAACAATCCGGAATGGAAGACCCTGGCGATCGACGAGACGACCGGCGACCTGACGGTGCCGCTCGGCTCGGTGGGATTCCGCTGGAACCAGCAGGGCAAGTGGAACCTGCAGGAGAAGTCCTCGTCGGGCCAGCCGACCCGGCTGGCGCTGTCGCTGATCGACCGCCGCGACGACGTGGCTCCGGTCGCCTTCCCCTATTTCGGCAACAGGAAGCACGACCATTTCACCGGCACCGACCATGACTCGGTGCTGATGCGGAACGTCCCGGTCCGCAAGCTCGCCCTGAAGGACGGCGAGGTGCCGGTTGCCAGCGTGTTCGACCTGTTCGTCGCCAACTACGGCATCGACCGGGGGCTCGGCGGCGGCAACGTGGCGGCATCGTTCGACGACGACGTGCCCTATACGCCGGCCTGGCAGGAGCGCATCACCGGCGTCGGCCGTGACAAGGTGATCACCGTCGCCCGCGAGTTCGCCGACAACGCCGACAAGACCCACGGAAAATCCATGGTGATCGTCGGCGCCGGGCTGAACCACTGGTACCACATGGACATGATCTACCGCTCGATCATCAACATGCTGGTGATGTGCGGCTGCGTCGGGCAGTCGGGCGGCGGCTGGTCGCACTATGTCGGGCAGGAGAAGCTTCGGCCGCAGACCGGCTGGACGCCGCTGGCCTTCGCGCTGGACTGGGGCCGCCCGCCCCGGCACATGAACGCCACCAGCTACTGGTACGCCCATACGGACCAGTGGCGCTACGAGAAGCTGACGGTCGACGACATCCTGTCCCCCACCGCCGAGCCCGGCGATTGGACCGGCAGCATGATCGACTACAATGTCCGGGCCGAGCGGATGGGCTGGCTGCCCAGTTCGCCGCAGCTCCAGACCAACCCGCTGGAGGTCGCCAAGTCCGCCAGGGCGGACGGGGCCGAGGCCAAGGATTACGTCGCCAAGGCGCTCGCCAAGGGCTCGCTGAAGATGTCGTGCGAGGACCCGGACAATCCGAAGAACTTCCCGCGCAACCTGTTCGTCTGGCGGTCCAACCTGCTGGGTTCGTCCGGCAAGGGCCACGAGTATTTCCTGAAGCACCTGCTGGGCGCCCAGAACGCCGTGATGGCGGAGGAGACCGACGTCCGCCCGGCGGAGGTCGCCTGGAGCGACAAGGCGCCGGAGGGCAAGCTGGATCTGCTGGTGACCATCGACTTCCGCATGTCCACCACCTGCATGTATTCGGACATCGTCCTGCCGACCGCGACCTGGTACGAGAAGAACGACCTGAACACCTCCGACATGCATCCCTTCATCCACCCGCTGTCGGCGGCGGTGGACCCGGCCTGGGAAGCGCGCAGCGACTGGGACATCTTCAAGGGGATCGCGGCCAAGTTCTCGGAGATCGTGCCCGGCTACCTGGGCGTCGAGAACGACGTGGTGCTGCTGCCGCTCCAGCATGACAGCGCGCAGGAACTGGGCCAGCCGGTCGACGTCAAGGACTGGAAGCGCGGCGAGTGCGAGCCCGTACCCGGCAGGACCATGCCCGGCGTGGCGGTGGTCGAGCGCGACTATCCCAACCTGTACAAGCGCTTCACCGCGGTCGGCCCCTTGATGGAAAGCCTGGGCAACGGCGGCAAGGGCATGGCCTGGAAGACCGGCGACGAGATCGACTTCCTGAAGGAGCTGAACGGCGTCGTCATCGAGGAGGGCCAGACCCAGGGCATGGCCCGGATCGACACCGCGATCGACGCGGCGGAGGTGATCCTGGCGCTCGCGCCGGAGACCAACGGCCATGTGGCGGTCAAGGCGTGGGAGAGCCTGTCCAAGGCGACGGGCCTGGACCACGCCCACTTGGCGCTGACCCGGGAGGACGACAAGATCCGCTTCCGCGACGTGCAGGCCCAGCCGCGCAAGATCATCTCCTCGCCGACCTGGTCGGGCATCGAGTCCGAGAAGGTCAGCTACACCGCCGGCTGGACCAACGTCCACGAGCTGATCCCCTGGCGCACCCTGACGGGGCGGCAGCAGCTCTACCAGGATCATTCCTGGATGCGGGCCTTCGGCGAGCAGCTCTGCGTCTACAAGCCGCCGATCGACACCGGCACGGTCAGGTCGGTGATCGACGCGCACCCCAACGGCAACGACCAAGTGGTGCTGAACTTCATCACGCCGCACCAGAAATGGGGCATCCACTCGACCTACAGCGACAATCTGCTGATGCTGACGCTCAACCGCGGCGGCCCCGTGGTCTGGATCTCCGAGGAGGACGCGAGGCGGGTCGGCATCCAGGACAACGACTGGGTCGAAGCCTACAACGCCAACGGCGCGCTGACCGCCCGCGCGGTGGTGAGCCAGCGCATCCCGGCCGGCGCCTGCTTCATGTACCACGCCCAGGAGAAGATCGTGAACGTGCCGGGCAGCGAAGTCACCGGCCAGCGCGGCGGCATCCACAATTCCGTGACGCGGGTGGTGACCAAGCCGACCCACATGATCGGCGGCTACGCCCAGCAGAGCTACGGTTTCAACTATTACGGAACGGTCGGTGCCAACCGGGACGAGTTCGTCATCGTCCGGCGCATGGACAAGGTGGACTGGCTCGAAGGGCCGGCCTCCCCCGCCAGCACCGCCGCCGAAGCCGCCGAGTAA
- a CDS encoding NarK family nitrate/nitrite MFS transporter, with product MTDQTAVRAPGHVLIDWRPEDASFWAESGKRAARRNLWISIPALLLSFAVWMVWSVVVVNLPAIGFAFDTGQLFWLAALPGLSGATLRLFYSFMVPIFGGRAWTTLSTASLLLPALGIGIAVQDPATPYSVFLVLALLCGFGGGNFASSMSNISFFFPKAQKGMALGLNAGLGNLGVSVVQFVVPLVITAGIFGSLGGDAQTWAKGDVTKAMWLQNAGFVWVPFIVLSTVAAWFGMNDIADAKASFADQAVIFKRKHNWIMCWLYIGTFGSFIGFSAGFPLLTKIQFPGVDPLAYAFLGPLVGAFSRSVSGGISDRFGGARVTVWVFAAMIAASAGVIFFLGFPDKSVGFWGFLAMFMVLFAASGVGNSSTFQMIPAIFLTLRRRANGTDGVAAVKAAAEASREAAAVLGFTSAVAAFGAFFIPKLFGTSISLTGSPVLALEIFIAFYLSCIVCTWWFYTRKGAEVRC from the coding sequence ATGACAGACCAAACCGCGGTCCGGGCTCCGGGCCACGTGCTGATCGACTGGCGTCCGGAGGACGCCTCCTTCTGGGCGGAAAGCGGCAAGCGGGCCGCCCGGCGCAACCTGTGGATCTCGATCCCGGCCCTGCTGCTGTCCTTCGCCGTCTGGATGGTTTGGAGCGTCGTCGTCGTCAACCTTCCCGCCATCGGCTTCGCCTTCGACACCGGCCAGCTCTTCTGGCTGGCGGCCCTGCCGGGCCTGTCCGGCGCCACGCTGCGGCTGTTCTACAGCTTCATGGTGCCGATCTTCGGCGGCCGCGCCTGGACCACGCTGAGCACCGCCAGCCTGCTGCTGCCGGCCCTCGGCATCGGCATCGCGGTCCAGGACCCGGCGACGCCCTACTCCGTCTTCCTGGTGCTGGCGCTGCTGTGCGGCTTCGGCGGAGGAAACTTCGCCTCCAGCATGTCCAACATCAGCTTCTTCTTCCCGAAGGCGCAGAAGGGCATGGCGCTGGGGCTGAACGCCGGCCTGGGCAACCTGGGCGTCAGCGTCGTGCAGTTCGTCGTGCCGCTGGTGATCACAGCCGGCATCTTCGGCAGCCTCGGCGGAGACGCGCAGACCTGGGCCAAGGGCGACGTGACCAAGGCGATGTGGCTCCAGAACGCCGGCTTCGTCTGGGTCCCCTTCATCGTGCTCAGCACGGTGGCCGCCTGGTTCGGCATGAACGACATCGCGGACGCCAAGGCGTCGTTCGCCGACCAGGCCGTGATCTTCAAGCGCAAGCACAACTGGATCATGTGCTGGCTCTATATCGGGACGTTCGGCTCCTTCATCGGGTTCTCCGCCGGGTTCCCGCTGCTGACCAAGATCCAGTTCCCGGGCGTCGATCCGCTGGCCTACGCCTTCCTCGGCCCCCTGGTCGGAGCTTTCTCCCGGTCCGTCAGCGGCGGCATCTCGGACCGGTTCGGCGGCGCGCGGGTCACGGTCTGGGTCTTCGCGGCGATGATCGCGGCCAGCGCCGGCGTGATCTTCTTCCTGGGATTCCCCGACAAGTCCGTCGGGTTCTGGGGCTTCCTCGCGATGTTCATGGTCCTGTTCGCGGCGTCCGGGGTCGGCAACTCCTCAACCTTCCAGATGATCCCGGCGATCTTCCTGACGCTGCGCCGGCGCGCCAACGGCACGGACGGCGTGGCGGCGGTCAAGGCGGCGGCGGAAGCGTCGCGCGAGGCGGCGGCGGTCCTGGGCTTCACCTCGGCCGTCGCGGCATTCGGCGCCTTCTTCATTCCCAAGCTGTTCGGCACCTCGATCTCGCTGACCGGCAGCCCGGTCCTGGCGCTGGAGATCTTCATCGCCTTCTATCTGAGCTGCATCGTCTGCACCTGGTGGTTCTACACCCGCAAGGGCGCCGAGGTGCGGTGCTGA
- a CDS encoding MFS transporter — protein MQGAKPGVTTAQQTRALTLSTVAFTACFAVWTIFAIIGIQIKKDLGLSETEFGLLVGTPILTGSLSRLILGVWADRYGGRIVNVAIMVAAALATWVLTWAETYGEFLVAALGVGLSGGGFAVGVAYVSRWYPREKQGTALGIFGMGNVGAAVTKFAAPFVMVAFGWEAVAQVWAAGLLVMAALFWFMTEDDPVIRSRRQSNAAPPSLAAQFAPLANIQVWRFSLYYFFVFGAFVALALWLPRYYVGAYGLDIKTAGMLGAAYSIPASIFRAFGGVLSDRIGARRVMYWTFAVGVACTFVLSYPSTDYTVHGIRGDITFSFGIDVVAFTILTFLLGFFMSLGKAAVYKHIPVYYPDNVGSVGGIVGLIGGLGGFVLPLAFGALNDLTGVWSSCFMLLFLIVSVSFLWMHAAIVRMERRRYPDLGRADVVPELAEGVTANPVPASAGTPLPHGRTA, from the coding sequence ATGCAAGGGGCCAAACCGGGAGTGACGACCGCTCAGCAGACGCGGGCGCTCACCCTGAGCACCGTGGCCTTCACCGCGTGTTTCGCGGTGTGGACCATCTTCGCGATCATCGGCATCCAGATTAAGAAGGACCTCGGCCTTTCGGAAACCGAATTCGGCCTGCTCGTCGGCACGCCGATCCTGACCGGCTCGCTCAGCCGGCTGATTCTGGGCGTCTGGGCCGACCGGTACGGCGGTCGAATCGTCAACGTGGCGATCATGGTGGCCGCCGCGCTGGCAACCTGGGTCCTGACCTGGGCGGAAACCTATGGCGAGTTCCTCGTCGCGGCGCTGGGCGTCGGCCTGTCGGGCGGCGGCTTCGCGGTCGGCGTCGCCTACGTGTCCCGCTGGTACCCGCGGGAGAAGCAGGGAACCGCGCTCGGCATCTTCGGGATGGGCAATGTCGGCGCCGCCGTCACCAAGTTCGCCGCCCCCTTCGTGATGGTCGCGTTCGGCTGGGAGGCCGTGGCCCAGGTGTGGGCGGCCGGGCTGCTGGTCATGGCCGCCCTGTTCTGGTTCATGACCGAGGATGACCCGGTCATCCGCTCGCGGCGCCAAAGCAATGCAGCACCCCCGAGCCTGGCGGCCCAGTTCGCGCCCCTGGCCAACATCCAGGTCTGGCGGTTCTCGCTGTACTATTTCTTCGTGTTCGGGGCCTTCGTGGCGCTGGCGCTCTGGCTGCCGCGCTACTATGTCGGCGCCTACGGGCTCGACATCAAGACGGCGGGCATGCTGGGTGCGGCCTACTCGATCCCGGCCTCGATCTTCCGTGCGTTCGGCGGCGTGCTGTCCGACCGGATCGGCGCCCGCCGCGTCATGTACTGGACTTTCGCCGTGGGCGTCGCCTGCACGTTCGTCCTGTCCTATCCCTCGACGGACTACACGGTCCACGGCATCCGCGGCGACATCACCTTCTCCTTCGGCATCGACGTCGTCGCCTTCACGATCCTGACCTTCCTGCTGGGCTTCTTCATGTCGCTCGGCAAGGCCGCGGTCTACAAGCACATCCCGGTCTACTACCCCGACAATGTCGGCTCGGTCGGCGGCATCGTCGGCCTGATCGGAGGGCTCGGCGGGTTCGTCCTGCCGCTCGCCTTCGGTGCGCTGAACGACCTGACCGGCGTCTGGTCCAGCTGCTTCATGCTGCTGTTCCTGATCGTCTCGGTCTCCTTCCTGTGGATGCACGCCGCCATCGTGCGGATGGAACGCCGGCGCTATCCCGACCTCGGCAGGGCCGACGTGGTGCCCGAGCTGGCCGAAGGCGTAACCGCCAATCCCGTCCCCGCGTCCGCCGGAACCCCGCTCCCCCACGGCCGCACCGCCTGA
- a CDS encoding cyclic nucleotide-binding domain-containing protein yields the protein MKDSDRDWISSHPVFNSLPASDLVVLLQGVIVQDLPADAVLFSQGESPDFLHVLIDGRVGLIGEGADGKQVVVEFMEPGESFILAAALTNAPYLMTARTLHRSRVMLIPAKQLRERVSTDAALASKMLASLARHYRMLVRQIKDLKLRSATERLGCYLLALAEQRPAGPDASVTLMLPVEKALLATRLGTTPENLSRAFANLRSAGVRTSGATVTIADLARLRTASFSDPAIPD from the coding sequence ATGAAGGATTCGGATAGGGATTGGATTTCCAGCCACCCGGTCTTCAACTCCTTGCCGGCCAGCGATCTGGTCGTTCTGCTCCAGGGGGTGATCGTGCAGGATCTTCCCGCGGATGCGGTCCTGTTCAGCCAGGGCGAATCACCGGATTTCCTGCACGTCCTGATCGACGGAAGGGTGGGGCTGATCGGCGAGGGCGCCGACGGCAAGCAGGTCGTGGTGGAGTTCATGGAACCCGGAGAGAGTTTCATCCTGGCCGCGGCCTTGACGAACGCCCCGTACCTGATGACGGCGAGGACGCTTCATCGCTCGCGGGTGATGCTGATCCCGGCGAAGCAACTCCGGGAACGCGTTTCCACCGATGCCGCGCTGGCGTCCAAGATGCTTGCCTCGCTGGCCCGGCATTACCGCATGCTGGTCCGCCAAATCAAGGATCTGAAGCTTCGCTCCGCGACCGAACGTCTCGGCTGCTACCTGCTGGCGCTCGCCGAGCAACGGCCCGCCGGACCGGACGCATCGGTAACCTTGATGCTGCCGGTCGAGAAGGCGCTGCTGGCCACGCGGCTCGGCACCACCCCGGAGAATCTGTCCCGCGCGTTCGCCAACCTGCGCTCCGCCGGCGTCAGGACCTCCGGAGCCACGGTCACCATCGCCGACCTGGCACGGTTGCGGACGGCTTCCTTCTCCGACCCCGCGATCCCGGACTGA
- a CDS encoding esterase/lipase family protein, with protein sequence MMWPTCSNRFVSLILLAGVLFAGGCATPISVEHVDHATVHQQLTRNVLSAHTLSDPTRNVLRQRYLTDRFREKPEHAIAELHAAVTEGRGEANDIFALAEMSFLHAEERGGRPYYLASALYAYAFLFPGDAGQPPDPYDPRLRLASDLYNRGLTSGLTDGDGKRIAIQSASYPLPFGRLDVDFNPGDLKWGGRELADFFPVAELEIRGLDNRYRQSGIGAPLAAGTTQTNVTKGFQVGQRVKVPVTALLRVDDPRRQLAHGSVRAQLELHASSDTQAVLIDRQQVPLEIEYTSTLAYMLSGSTVWDWELAGFLRGSLLAESPTRLGALEPYKPGRFPVVFVHGTASSPARWAEMLNDLRSDPRIRDHFQFWFFGYETGNPVPYSAMLLRESLQEAISALDPSGSDPALREMVVIGHSQGGLLTKLTAVESGDRFWTAAFRKPPDELRMSPESRDLLKRSLFVKPVPSVKRLVFIATPHGGSYVAGNRISHYIASLVRLPGNILRATSEVLAQSDGETTTLTSQTGFGSVYGMTPGSVLVQTLARTPITEGVKAHSIIAVRGDGPVEVGDDGVVEYRSAHIEGVESEYIVRSGHSTQANPHTIEEVRRILLVHLAESCTKRGNCGQEPDRPALVANELP encoded by the coding sequence ATGATGTGGCCAACCTGCTCAAACCGCTTCGTCAGCCTGATCTTGCTGGCCGGAGTTCTCTTCGCCGGCGGCTGCGCCACGCCGATCAGCGTCGAACACGTGGACCATGCCACGGTCCATCAGCAACTCACCCGCAACGTCCTGTCGGCGCATACTCTCAGTGATCCGACCAGGAACGTGCTGCGGCAACGATATCTGACGGACCGCTTCCGGGAGAAGCCCGAACACGCCATCGCCGAACTCCATGCCGCCGTCACCGAAGGACGCGGCGAAGCGAACGACATCTTCGCCCTTGCGGAGATGTCGTTCCTGCACGCCGAGGAGCGCGGCGGACGTCCCTACTATCTGGCATCCGCCCTTTATGCCTACGCCTTTCTGTTTCCCGGAGATGCCGGCCAGCCGCCCGATCCTTACGACCCGCGATTAAGGCTCGCGAGCGACCTGTACAATCGCGGCCTGACATCGGGATTGACCGACGGCGACGGCAAGAGGATCGCCATCCAGTCGGCGAGCTATCCGCTGCCGTTCGGCCGGCTCGATGTGGACTTCAATCCGGGGGACCTCAAGTGGGGTGGACGCGAGCTGGCAGACTTCTTCCCTGTCGCCGAGTTGGAGATCCGCGGCCTGGACAACCGCTACCGCCAATCCGGCATCGGCGCACCCTTGGCGGCGGGCACGACCCAGACCAATGTCACCAAGGGCTTCCAGGTCGGCCAACGGGTGAAGGTGCCGGTGACCGCCCTGCTCCGAGTCGATGATCCCCGGCGCCAGCTTGCGCATGGATCGGTGCGGGCTCAGCTTGAACTTCATGCTTCCTCCGACACCCAGGCGGTTCTGATCGATCGTCAGCAGGTTCCCCTGGAGATCGAATACACGTCGACGCTCGCCTACATGCTCAGCGGGTCGACGGTCTGGGACTGGGAACTCGCCGGCTTCCTGCGCGGCAGCCTGCTGGCCGAGAGTCCGACCCGCCTGGGCGCCTTGGAACCCTATAAACCCGGCCGCTTTCCCGTCGTCTTCGTCCACGGGACGGCGTCGAGCCCGGCACGCTGGGCCGAGATGCTGAACGACCTGAGGAGCGACCCGCGCATCCGCGATCACTTCCAATTCTGGTTCTTCGGTTACGAAACCGGCAATCCGGTCCCCTACTCGGCAATGCTGCTGCGGGAATCCCTGCAAGAAGCGATTTCCGCCCTGGACCCGTCGGGAAGCGATCCGGCACTGCGCGAGATGGTCGTCATCGGCCACAGCCAGGGCGGCCTGCTGACGAAACTGACGGCGGTCGAGTCGGGCGACAGGTTCTGGACCGCGGCATTCCGCAAGCCGCCCGACGAACTGCGAATGAGCCCGGAGAGCCGCGACCTGCTGAAGCGCTCCCTGTTCGTGAAGCCGGTTCCGTCGGTCAAGCGCCTCGTCTTCATCGCGACCCCCCATGGCGGCAGCTATGTCGCTGGAAACCGGATCAGCCACTACATCGCGAGTCTGGTGCGTCTGCCTGGAAACATCCTGAGGGCGACCTCGGAAGTCCTTGCGCAGAGCGACGGGGAGACCACCACGCTGACGAGCCAGACGGGGTTCGGCAGCGTCTACGGCATGACGCCAGGCAGCGTGCTGGTCCAGACGCTGGCGCGTACACCCATCACCGAAGGGGTCAAGGCCCACTCCATCATCGCCGTGCGCGGGGACGGCCCTGTCGAGGTCGGCGACGACGGCGTCGTCGAATACCGGAGTGCCCATATCGAGGGCGTCGAATCCGAATACATCGTCCGATCCGGCCATTCGACGCAAGCCAATCCCCACACGATCGAGGAGGTGCGGCGTATCCTTCTCGTCCACTTGGCTGAGTCCTGCACCAAGCGCGGGAATTGCGGGCAGGAACCTGACCGCCCTGCCCTCGTGGCAAACGAGTTGCCATGA